The proteins below come from a single Miscanthus floridulus cultivar M001 chromosome 1, ASM1932011v1, whole genome shotgun sequence genomic window:
- the LOC136473150 gene encoding EPIDERMAL PATTERNING FACTOR-like protein 2: MGHLFLLLVALLLTSTRATAVHARASVIEEASFAGIRGVIGSRPPSCEGRCRSCGHCEAVQVPISPQQLQQRKKEGLGHGSRAAAATTGGRAMPASYDDHSNYKPLSWRCKCGRHILDP, translated from the exons ATGGGCCATCTTTTCCTCCTCCTGGTAGCCCTCCTGCTCACTTCCACGCGAGCCACCGCCGTCCATGCCAGAGCTTCCGTCATTGAG GAGGCGAGCTTTGCAGGCATCAGGGGCGTGATCGGATCCAGGCCGCCGAGCTGCGAGGGGAGGTGCAGGTCCTGTGGCCACTGCGAGGCAGTGCAGGTGCCCATATCtccgcagcagctgcagcagaggaagaaggagggtctcggccatggcagcagagctgctgctgctaccaCCGGTGGAAGAGCAATGCCGGCCTCCTACGACGACCACTCCAACTACAAGCCGCTGAGCTGGAGATGCAAGTGTGGGCGGCACATCCTGGACCCTTGA